A DNA window from Ranitomeya imitator isolate aRanImi1 chromosome 2, aRanImi1.pri, whole genome shotgun sequence contains the following coding sequences:
- the NCAPD2 gene encoding condensin complex subunit 1 isoform X2 has protein sequence MNCFLLLHLVEAFEVETYKAALGNVEPSGKGRKAKSKTDGFLWENERENVLQTVTHLLQLDIRRLWNMSLIEEEFISMVTGCCYKMMENPNIGAQRNKSLWESLSHLLGAAVKRSNDTLSVSVKVIQLLQHFDHLAPVLVHAVTLWATEYGMKSLVGEIMRKIGQKSCQDLSRETSAVKTLHTFITQLSESIPAIMMPNISVLLDYLDGEPYMMRNAVLTVMGEVIIRVLSGDNLDEAEKNTRDSFLDTLQDHIHDIHTFVRSCVLQIYNRIVQEKALPLSRFQSVVTLVVGRLFDKSVKVCKNAIQVLASFLANNPFTCKLSSADLKAPLEKERIKLKELQEKQRRKPPVVVISAEEEWEAMLPEVQETLDGLDQEEGDEDTEVVSPQQLCERVFSLLKNTSYKNAIRLVKKGMQLFPKDPLFSVEQEEDSKLMTILEKIFTAKDKDAEPTTEEQVAEVADGQLEEQKCELNKQEMLVQYLTDAHHFSVKIEEAIDVISKMMYEAASSVVQEVIEFFVTVSQFGVPQAVIGVRRMLPLIWSKEPGVRDAVVSAYRQLYLCASSETERVKAQNLIHNLSLLMVDSSAGVIQSLEEIVLEFVQKGEIRPSVTQLLWEKFTLKVPSSHAERRAAVMLLGMMSRGEPEIVLSNLETLVTVGLGQEAQNDYQLAREVCNCILKITEGQKSTLGKKSPSLSLPKDHCLFQNVTEAVVGGITQQSLHWLTFKEIVIKLVYEMAEEPEEISAEILHRCSQQVLQELNSREEVATFPAFLLTHLVSLAGDIALQLVVYLECTVSAELRRKRVLKEEQEAQKLGKNKLGKSKGNESLEEEDMGLVGASADDAEGEIIQRVCDKELLNGQQYLSAFLPLVLRVCKSSGKYNDPALCTAATLALTKFMMVSSDFCDSHLRLLFTLLEKSPLPGVRSNIMIALGDLSIRFPNLIEPWTPHLYARLRDESLDVRRTSAIVMTHLILKDMVKVKGQVSEMAVLLIDSDQEISALAKNFFTELSNKGNAVYNLLPDIISRLSDPDCGVEEESFHTIMRHLLSYITKDKQTESLIEKMCHRFRTARTERQWRDLAHCLALLPFSEKGLGKMQDCFDCYGDKLSDDAVYNSFLAVIAKIRRGAKPELKTQIDEFEHKLNVCHNKGLENMDAPGETIQNGDAPPLSVKKNPPGKRRPLKSVNNKASKVTEESDFQTPKTRPPRKNVRKVTVKFSSDEESDDSETEFSEAETPKNTTPIRRTSTRSRAR, from the exons GGAACATGTCACTGATAGAGGAGGAATTCatcag TATGGTTACCGGCTGCTGTTACAAAATGATGGAAAACCCAAATATTGGAGCACAAAGGAACAAGTCCCTGTGGGAATCCTTATCACACCTCCTCGGGGCGGCTGTGAAACGCTCAAATGACACCCTAA GTGTCAGTGTGAAGGTTATCCAGCTTCTGCAGCACTTTGATCATCTCGCTCCAGTACTCGTCCATGCTGTGACTCTTTGGGCTACAGAATATGGAATGAAGTCTTTGGTGGGTGAGATTATGAG gAAGATTGGACAGAAGTCATGCCAGGATCTCTCCCGGGAAACCTCTGCAGTGAAGACCTTACATACATTTATAACCCAGCTATCGGAGAGCATTCCTGCTATCATGATGCCTAATATTAGTGTTCTTTTGGATTACCTGGATGGAGAG CCATACATGATGAGGAACGCAGTACTGACTGTGATGGGAGAGGTTATTATTCGTGTCCTCAGTGGAGACAATCTGGACGAAGCAGAGAAAAACACCAGGGACAGTTTTCTGGACACTCTGCAGGATCACATACATGATATCCACACTTTTGTTCGGTCTTGTGTGCTGCAGATTTACAATCGTATTGTGCAAGAAAAG GCTCTACCGTTGTCTCGTTTCCAATCGGTAGTCACACTAGTGGTCGGTCGGCTGTTTGACAAATCTGTGAAGGTCTGCAAAAATGCCATACAGGTTCTTGCATCTTTTCTAGCTAACAATCCTTTCACTTGTAAG CTCAGCAGCGCTGACTTAAAAGCTCCTCTAGAAAAAGAGAGAATTAAGTTGAAGGAACTTCAAGAAAAGCAAAGAAGAAAACCGCCAG TGGTGGTTATATCTGCTGAAGAGGAGTGGGAAGCCATGCTGCCTGAAGTGCAGGAGACCTTGGATGGTCTGGACCAGGAGGAGGGTGATGAGGATACTGAGGTGGTCTCTCCCCAGCAGCTGTGCGAGCGTGTCTTCAGCCTCTTAAAGAACACCAGTTACAA AAACGCCATCAGACTGGTGAAGAAGGGCATGCAGCTCTTCCCCAAAGACCCTTTGTTTTCAGTGGAACAGGAGGAAGACTCAAAGCTGATGACTATTCTGGAGAAAATATTTACTG CAAAGGATAAAGATGCAGAACCTACGACTGAGGAGCAAGTTGCAGAAGTGGCCGACGGGCAATTAGAGGAACAGAAGTGTGAGCTGAACAAGCAGGAGATGTTGGTGCAGTACCTGACCGACGCTCACCATTTTTCCGTAAAGATAGAAGAAGCCATTGATGTCATAAGCAAGATGATGTATGAAGCCGCGTCGTCTG TGGTACAAGAGGTTATAGAGTTCTTTGTGACAGTCTCACAATTTGGGGTGCCTCAGGCTGTGATTGGGGTCCGCCGCATGCTGCCCCTCATTTGGTCAAAGGAGCCTGGTGTTCGTGATGCCGTGGTCAGTGCCTACCGGCAACTCTACCTGTGTGCCAGCTCGGAGACTGAAAG gGTGAAGGCTCAGAATTTGATCCATAACTTGTCTTTGCTTATGGTAGATTCCTCTGCAGGAGTTATCCAGTCCTTAGAAGAGATA GTGTTGGAGTTTGTACAGAAAGGAGAAATTCGTCCCTCTGTAACACAGTTGCTCTGGGAGAAGTTCACTCTGAAAGTTCCCAGTTCTCACGCGGAGCGTCGCGCTGCCGTCATGTTGTTGGGTATGATGTCGCG gggCGAACCAGAAATCGTACTTAGTAACTTGGAAACGCTGGTGACGGTGGGCTTGGGTCAAGAAGCGCAGAATGATTACCAGCTGGCTCGAGAAGTGTGTAACTGTATCTTGAAAATCACAGAGGGCCAGAAGTCCACTCTTGGGAAGAAATCACCATCTCTTAGTCTTCCGAAAGACCACTGTCTCTTCCAAAATGTGACTGAAGCTGTGGTTGGAG gaATCACTCAGCAGAGCCTGCACTGGTTAACCTTCAAGGAGATTGTGATTAAGCTAGTGTATGAGATGGCAGAAGAACCGGAGGAAATTAGTGCCGAAATCCTCCACAGATGCAGCCAGCAGGTCCTGCAGGAACTGAACAGCCGGGAGGAAG TAGCCACGTTCCCTGCGTTTCTCCTCACCCACCTGGTGTCGCTGGCCGGAGATATCGCGCTGCAGCTCGTGGTATACTTGGAATGTACAGTAAGTGCGGAGCTGAGGAGGAAGAGGGTCTTGAAGGAGGAACAAGAGGCACAAAAACTGGGAAAGAACAAACTAGGGAAGAGTAAG GGGAAcgagagtctggaggaggaggacatgggCTTGGTTGGTGCTTCTGCAGATGATGCCGAGGGTGAAATCATCCAGCGGGTCTGTGACAAAGAGCTGCTCAATG GACAACAATACCTTTCTGCATTTTTGCCTCTTGTTCTCCGTGTTTGTAAAAGTTCAGGAAAATACAACGACCCGGCCTTATgcactgcagccacgctagcacttACTAAGTTTATGATGGTCAG CTCCGACTTCTGTGACTCTCATCTGCGTCTTCTCTTCACACTTCTTGAGAAGTCTCCTCTGCCGGGGGTTCGATCAAACATTATGATTGCTTTAGGAGACCTCAGCATTAGATTTCCGAATCTCATTGAACCATGGACCCCTCATCTCTATGCCAG GCTCCGGGACGAGTCTCTTGATGTCCGGAGGACCTCGGCCATTGTAATGACCCATCTGATTTTAAAGGATATGGTGAAGGTTAAAGGCCAGGTTAGTGAGATGGCCGTGCTGCTCATAGACTCGGACCAGGAAATATCCGCCCTCGCCAAGAACTTCTTCACCGAGCTGTCAAACAAG GGCAATGCCGTCTACAACCTCTTACCAGACATCATCAGCCGcttgtcagatccagactgcggtgtgGAGGAAGAATCTTTCCACACAATCATGAG GCATCTCCTGTCGTACATTACGAAGGACAAGCAGACTGAGAGTCTGATAGAGAAAATGTGCCACCGCTTCCGAACGGCCAG aACTGAGCGTCAGTGGAGGGATCTGGCCCACTGTCTCGCCCTCTTGCCCTTTTCTGAGAAGGGTCTCGGTAAAATGCAAGATTGCTTTGACTGCTATGGGGACAAACTGAGCGATGATGCAGTGTACAACTCCTTCCTTGCCGTCATAGCAAAGATCCGCAGAGGAGCAAAGCCCGAACTCAAG ACTCAGATTGACGAGTTCGAGCACAAGCTGAATGTTTGCCACAACAAAGGTTTGGAGAACATGGACGCCCCTGGAGAAACCATCCAGAACGGAGATGCTCCGCCGTTATCTGTGAAGAAGAATCCACCTG GTAAGAGACGTCCTCTTAAGTCTGTGAACAACAAAGCCTCAAAAGTTACTGAAGAAAGTGACTTCCAGACTCCAAAAACTCGACCCCCTAGAAAAAATGTCAGGAAGGTGACGGTGAAGTTCTCCAGTGATGAAGAGTCGGACG ATTCAGAAACTGAGTTCAGTGAAGCAGAAACTCCTAAAAATACCACCCCCATCAGACGCACCTCTACCCGATCCCGGGCCCGGTGA